Genomic segment of Mucilaginibacter sabulilitoris:
TTTCATATTTTCTGTACTTGCCCAGCCATTTACCCAGGGATACCAGCAAGGGAAAATAAGTAGCCTGTATAAAACCGGGGATCTCTGTCATGCGAAATTCCGACCGGTACCTTCGCATCAGAAAGGCGATGTCGAACATGCTCGGTTTATAGTTACCCGCATAAACAGCCTTGTGTATTTCAGATAACAAAAAGACAAAACTGTCGACCGGGGTCACCCAGCCGTCGTAATGCAGTGTATCTTCGCCGGCATTCCAGAATTTGTGAGTGACACCGGCTTCCCACAATACGGTTTCACCAGCGGTGATGAACCGCTCGGGTTTACCCGGCTCTTTAATGCCCATCGTACCCGAGATGACCCTCAGATATTCGTCCTGCTTAATATGTACGTGCTCAGGCGGTCCGCCCTTAGGTGGCGTCTTGCCTTCTACAGCGACCACCGGCCGGCCCTGATCGTCGGTGAAATAACGTTGGAAGATGATGTAATCATCCGGTTTATAATGTACTGCCAAAGGCAGCTCTATACGATCCTTTGCGATTTGCATAATTTTTATATTTTTGACACTGTCAAAACTAAATACAAAACTTGACAATGTCAAATAAAATATCAACCCGCGAAACGATCGTCAATAAGGCTTTGGAGATGTATAATGCTTATGGCGTAGAATATGTCGGCGTGCGAGAACTGGCCAAAGAACTGAACACAAAAGGCGGGAATATCACTTATTATTTCCCAACTAAAAATGACCTGTTACAGGAACTGGCTGAGCGACTGACGGCCTCGAACAGCGAAATACTCCAACGGTCCAAAGCTCCTGGCCTGTACGGTTTCATGGAAATGAACAAAGCCCTTTATTTTAACCAGTATCAGTACCGGGCATTTTTCCTCAGCCTGCCTTTATGGCTGCAACAGAATATCGCCTTTGCAAAAAAATACAGGGAGGGGTTGATCACCCGGCGAAAATTATTCACCCAGGAATTGGAAACACTGGTTAACGAAGGTTATTTGCTGTCGCTTTCGGCGAAGGATATGGAGCCCGTATTAGGTGCATTATCCGCCACGGGTCGCCTGTGGATCTGCGAGGCCACCATCGACGGATTGATCGATCAGGAAGAAAAGGCCGTACATACCTACTTGCGCAGAATGGCTGGACTGCTGCAATTGATTGCTACAGAAGAAGGCAAGGCAGACCTTCAGAAATTTTTGAAAACCTTCAAATAGAACTTACCTGTTCCTGTCACCTACTTATAAACCATTGGACCGGATAACCAGGGAGGTGATGAAAGAACAGTCATTCGCGCCTTCGTCGCTGTTTTTCAAGCGCCTCGCCAATGGTGCGATAGCCGGTCCCCGTATCAGGATCGAAAAGATGACGATCATATAAGTGAATCGCGCTCCGGCAAACCAAATCACTGCCCGTTCGTTTCTGAAATAGGAAACAAGCAGGCGTTATCCGCAATATTAAATAACAACATCTGATGATCAGGAAATTAAAATCAGGACAATACCGCATCTATTCCAGGAAAGTAGACCCCGAAACTCATAAACGGAAAAACCTGGGCACCTTCGATTCCAAGGAAGCCGCGCAAAAGCATGAAAAGGAAATACAGTATTTTAAGCAGCATTAATCCGGATTCGGATCAAACGGCAAAGAAGCCAATCACGCTTAGATCCGGCAACTTTAAATGACAGACCGCAAAACCGGTACAGGCATCTGTTTGCCGCTCCAGTACAACTGCCCCCAAATCCAGGGCAGTGCTAACAGCCGAATCCAGATCCTCCACCCGCCAGCTGATCACCGGCTGTGGTGCTTCCGTCAGGTACGCCGGCGGCTGCACCCCCGCATTGCAAAGCTGCAGCACAATGCCCGGCGCAATCTGGTACGCACACGAACCAGGTTCTGTATAGACCTCCGCGCCGCCGAACAGCGAACGCAAAAGCGCCGGCATCGGGTCGCGGGTGCCGGCGCTGTAATGCGTAATAAACAGATGAACTGTTTCCTTAACCATAGCGATCTTAGATCTGCGCCAACCCCCCGTCAACGAACAGTTCGATACCGGTGATATAACTCGAATCCGCCGAAGCCAGGAATAAAGCGGTGGAAGCGATCTCTTCAGATTCACCAAAGCGCCCCATCGGTATCTTGGATGTGAAAATGTCCCTGGTTTCCTGCGGTACCCCATCAAATGTCGCGGTATCGATCGAACCAGGGCTGATCACGTTCACCCGGATCTTGCGCGGTTGTAATTCTAACGTCCAGGTGCGGGCGAAAGAACGGAGGGCCGCTTTGCTGGCGCTGTAAACACCCATACCCGGCAAACCTTTCATACTGGCAATTGAACCTGTCATGATGATAGATGCGCCATCGTTCAGCAAAGGCAGGGCTTTTTGTACGGTGAACAACGTACCTTTGACATTGACATCGAACACGCGGTCATATTCTTCCGGCGAAATAGTTGCAACAGGTTCATTCCAGTGACCGATGCCCGCGCTCGCATATAACACATCAATGCGGCCATGCGCCTGTTTAACGGTCTCGAACAAGCGGTCCAGATCGGCTAAATTGCCGGTATCACCTTGTACTCCGGTCACATTGCTGCCGATATCTGCTACAGCAGCATCCAACTGCTCCTGGCGACGGCCGGTGATATATACATAAGCGCCTTGGGCTACAAATAATTTGGCGGTGGCTAAAGCCATCCCGCTGGTTGCGCCAGTAATTACGGCGACTTTGTTTTCTAATTTACGTGACATGTTTTTTGCTTTTGTTATGAAGCAAAATTGCTACGAAAAGCAGCCTCGGAACGATGAGGTTTGTCAAGAAAACAATTGACAAATGTCAATCAAAACGCATTAGCGCTTATTACGCAGCCGGCTCAGGGTTTCCGGTTTGATGCCCAGGTAAGATGCGATCATCCCTTGCGGCGCGCGCAGCGCAAAGTCAGGATAACGCCGCACAAAATTTTGATATTTTTCTTCCGCCGTACTGCTGATAGCTTCGTGGATGCGGTTCTGCGAAGTAATAAAACTCTTATTCAGGATATCATTGATCATTTTGCTGAATACCGGCAATTTTTCCATCAGCATATCCATGTCCGCTTTGTTCCACAGCAACATTTCCGAATCTTCAATCGCATCGATATTAAACCGGCTCGAGGTCTCCGTCAGCAGGCTTTCGCGGTCGCTGATCCACCATTCCTCTTTGGCAAAACGGGTAATGTGCTCATTGCCTTTATTATCTACCGAATAAGTCCGCATCAGACCTTTCGTGATAAAGCAATGGTATTTGCAGACATCGCCTTCCTGAAGCAGGTACTGGCGCTTGCGTAGTTTTTTCACGCGCGCAACGGATTCCAGTAACGCGAATTCGTCATCGCTCACCGCAGCATGGCGCAGGACATAGGCTTTAAATATTTCAAACACGGCGCTAATTTAGTAAAACCGCAGATTTTTCTTCCATATCTTCTCTTTACCTGCTGATGACCAATGGAATCTTCAATCCGCTAAGTTTGACTGGCATCAACTGAAAGGACATATTATAAATTTCAACCATATTTTGTTTAACCACATCATTCGGTATTTTTGAAGGAATGACGCGCTACGAATTCAACATCCTCACTGACTACCATAAGGCCAATGCAATCTGGCAGGGCGGCTTCCTAGCAGACCGTAGGGAGGACGGCTCACAGGCACAACTATATGCCGTAGACAATTTTTACGTAGCGCTATTTTATGACGCGCGGGAAAACAAACAGATAAACCCCGGCCAGTTTGTTCAAATTCAGAAAATTTTATAGATCATATCGATTCCTTTTCTATTGTAAAAACCTGAATATGATTACCAGCAAAATATATTTTAATCCGTTTCTTAAATGTTTTAAAGCATTTGAAAGCTGGTTTTCTACGGTGCGCCTTGAAATTTGCAGGCGATCCGCAATTTCGGCAATCGACAGGTTTTCCTTACGGCTCATAGTATAAATTTCACGGCAACGTTTGGGGAGGTCATTTAGCAGGTGGTCAACTTCTAAATCCAATTCACTTTTATAAAGGGCGGTTTCTCCAAAATTAACCGCGACATGCGGGTTGCTTAAATCAGCGTTATCTTCGGTATACTCATAGTTTTCCACGTAATTGATCGGAATTGCTTTTAATATTTGTTTTTTTCTGATGCCATGATAGCTGGCTGCTGTAATTACGTAGCTTTTAAATGATTTAATATGCAATTCGTGCCGTTTCTTCCAGATATTCAGGAAAACATCATGAGTAATTTCAAGGCAGGTTTCCTGATCCTTTACATACCTGAAGGCCATAGTATATACTTTTGACCAGTGGCGCTCAAATAATTGATTAAACGCCTTTTCGTCATTGATAATAATAGCTTCTAATAATTCGGAATCTGTTAAATTATTTTTAAGCATACATTGGTTTGCATAAAGCTATATATTAAAAATTAGTAAGTGAAACTTTTATTAACACACATTTAACTTTGCCCCACACTCCGGCTATTTTTCAGGCATCCTTGGCCTCATTTCAGAAATATTCAAAATATTTCAACTTTTTTATGTGCGTGGCAAGTGAAAATTGTATCAGATACTTATATAAACCAATTATATAAAGTATTGCCTCATGACGGAAAATGAATATTTGGCGCTCTGCGAGAAATATCTGAATGGCCATTGTACACCCGGGGAAGAAGCTCGTTTACAACAGTACCAGAATGAGTTTGGCATGGCAGAAGAGCAGTGGAGCGATAGTGATATGGGCGACCAGGAGCATATGAAGCGCTTACTTTACAGCAGGCTACAGCAAAGTATGAAAGTGCGGCCTAAGCCTGATGTTCGTAAACTTACCTGGAAATATGCCGCTGCTGCATCTGTACTCATATTTCTATGTGTAGGAATATATATCAGCAACAGATCATCCGGTAGCCGTAACCCTTCTGAAAAAAAATCAACAGTTTTCAAAAATGATATAAGACCTGGGTCAAATAAAGCGGTACTCACGCTTGCCGACGGTAGCCATATCGTACTTGATAATGCCAAAAAAGGGGTGTTGACCAGACAAGGCGGTACTGCGGTGACCAAATCGGCCAATGGTCTTATCGTTTATAATTTCAATAAAACAGTTACCCAGCCGCAGGCGGCTAACCACTTAAATACCATTACCATTCCGCGTGGAGGTAAATACCAGATCGTGCTGCCCGATGGCACTAACGTTTGGCTCAATTCATCATCAACGCTAACATTTCCGACATCTTTTGCGGGAGCAGAACGGGATGTACAACTAACCGGTGAAGCTTATTTTGAAGTTGCCAAGAAGAAGCGTATGCCATTTAAAGTAATGCTCAACAATAACACCGAAGTAAAGGTTTTAGGCACCCATTTTAACATTATGGCTTATGATGATGAACCTGAGGTAAGAACAACGCTGTTGGAAGGCTCTGTTAAATTAACCAATAAACAGGGCAATGTATTACTCGCTCCCGGGCAGCAGGGTGTTATTGAAAGAAAAGACAATGCAGCCTTCAGGGTCCGTGATGTTAATACAGCGCAGGACATAGCCTGGAAAAACGGAAGCTTCATGTTTGTTAATGATGATATCCGGAGCATTATGAAACGAGTATCCAGGTGGTATAATGTAGATATCGAATATACCAGCAATATTACCGACCGCACCTTTACCGGCACCATTTCACAGTTTGAAAATATAACAGAGGTACTCAAGTTGTTGCAACTTACCGGTGCTGTTCATTTTAAAATAGAAGAAAGGAGGATTCTCGTCATGCAATAAAAATTACTACATCTTCAACCCAATAATGGTATAACATAAAAAAACCAGAAGCGTTCCGAGGCGCTCCTGGATAATGTCGGGTTATCCATTTACATCTGATGAGAGAATCAATTTATAAACCCAAACTATTCAAAGATATGAATTTTCGACTTCTAATTAAATTTAGGAAGGTCTCCTGTATTCCTGCTATAAGGTTCCTAATCATGGTAAAAACGATCTTATTCTTAGTGTTTGTTTCTTTTCAGGCAACAGCTTCCATGTATGGTCAAACAGTAAGCCTCAATGTGAAAAATGAATCATTACACAAAGTACTCCTCCGGATACAAAAGCAAAGCGGATACAATGTACTGTTTAATGACCAAATGTTAAAAAACACTGTTCCGGTAAACGTATCGCTATCAGGCGTACCCATTGAATATGCATTGAAAGAATGCTTTAAAGGCCAGCCGGTGACTTATGTGATAGAAGCCCGCACCGTAGTGGTGCAAACAAAGCCAGCATCAGTGATCGCCTCTGAAAGAAACGACATTACAATAACTGGTATAGTTACGGACGAAAAAGGAGTCACGCTACCTGGTGTGAGTGTAAAACTTAAAGGAACCACAAGTGGTGTGGTTACGGACGGCGCCGGGAAATTTTCTATACGCGGGCCGGGAAATGGTACGCTTGTATTTTCCTTTATAGGTTTTATAAGCCAGGAAATCGCCATCAATAACAGAATCGCTTTTACAATAAAACTGGTTGAAGAAAATAAAGCCCTTAATGAGGTGGTGGTAATTGGATATGGGACGGCCAAACGGAAAGACCTCACCGGTGCAGTTTCTTCGATTGATAACAAAACTATCAAAGATTTAGCGGTTACACGCGTTGATCAGGCCCTATCCGGCAAAATAGCGGGGGTACAGGTTAAAACGACATCTGGTGAGCCGGGTGCGGCACCGCAGGTGAGAATACGCGGTATCAGCAGTATCTCCGCCGGATCAGGTCCTTTATATGTGGTAGATGGCTTTCCCATAGACAATATTCAAACCCTCAACCCAAATGATATCGAAAGTCTCGACATTTTAAAAGATGCATCGGCCACTGCTATTTATGGTTCGCGCGGTTCAAATGGTGTTATCATTATTAACACCAAACGGGGGAAATCAGGTAAAGCAACCATTGCCCTTGATTCCTATTATGGTTATCAGAGTGTATTGAGGGTTCCGCAGCTTAAAAATTCCATAGAGGAGGCAAACTATTATTACGATGGTATCAAAAATCAAAATATTGATGCCGGTAATGATATTTCCGGCCCGCCCAACGCCTGGAAAGTAGTTGTCCCGCAGGATATTCTGGATGTGTTAAGCGGTAAAAACAAGATTGACGAAAATGCGCTTGACGCGATTTTACGGACCGCCCCGCAAAAGCAATATCAGCTTGCTGCTTCCGGTGGCACCGAAGGTGTAAGGTATTACCTAAGCGGTGAGTTTCTTGATCAGGATGGCCTGGTTAAAAATAGCTGGTTTAAAAGATATAATGTAAGGGCTAACATTGATGCCAACCTATCAAAAAAGCTTACGGTGAAAGTAAATTTAAATCCCTCCTATGCAGAAAAAAGCTCACTTCCGGTAACAGGTACAGGTCCTAATGCTACTGATGTTTCGGGCAGTATAGTAAGCGCCGTAGCGGTTAACCCGTTTTATCCCTTGTTAGATGCTAATGGCAATTACACTATTTTCCGTGGTCTGGCCGCCAATGGTGATTTTCAGAACCCCTTAGCCGTAGTAAATGAAACCATTGCCAACACCAAAACATTTGGCTTTGTAGGTAACGTGAATGCCAGCTATAAAATCATTGATGGCCTTAACCTCAATATATTATTAGGCGGTAATATATCTACTATTAAAGACATGACCTTTAAACCGCAGTTGCCCGTTTTTTTTAACAACCCGGCATACGGTACAGACGCGCAAAACCTTGATGTAAATTGGCTTTCGGAATATACACTGAATTACACCAAAACTATGGGGAAGCATAATATATCGGCTGTGGGTGGTTTTACAGCTCAAAAGGATGTGTTTTCTACCAACAGTATGAACAGCAATAAGTTTCCTAACAACCTTGTGCCCACACTTAGCGCAACCAGCGGCCAGATCACCTACGGAACTTCAACAAAGTCTGAATGGTCGTTGCTGTCATACCTGGCCAGAATTAATTATAATTATGCGGGCAAATACTACCTAACAGCATCTATCCGTACTGATGGCTCGTCCCGTTTTGGATCCGAGAAAAAATATGGTCTGTTTCCATCGGCAGCGCTGGCATGGCGTATATCGCAGGAAGATTTTTTAAAGGATGTAAGCTTTTTAAGCGATCTGAAGATCCGTACCAGTTATGGTAAAACAGGCAATAACAACATTGGCAATTATCAGCAATACGCGCTCATTAATTATCAGTCCTATCCGTTTGCGAATGCTGCCGTTGGCGGTTATTCACCCGGGCAATTAGCCAATCCTGCGCTTACCTGGGAAACCCAGCAGTCATTCAATACAGGTGTTGACATCAGCTTGTTTGACCGGAGAATAAATCTATCAGCCGATTACTTTCACTCTGTTAACAGTAATTTGCTGCTGAACGTAAATGTGCCTGCGGTAACCGGGTTCAGTACCGCGCTGCAAAATATTGGGGAAGTTAAAAACAAAGGATGGGAATTTGTTTTAAGTACCGATAACTTCAGGGGCAAATTCACATGGTCAACAGATTTTAATATCTCTACCTATAAAAATAAAGTAACCAAACTCGGTCCGCAGGGTGATCCTATCTATTCCGGCACCAACGTCACCATGATCGGGCAGCCTATAGGTATGTTTTATGGCTATGTAACCGATGGCATATTTAAAAACCAGGCCGATATTGATAAAGGCCCGATTTACAATCCGGGTGCGGCTGACCATTCAAGGCCCGGTGATATTCGCTTTAAAGATATCAGTGGGCCAAACGGAACTCCCGATGGTGTGATCAACAGTTTTGATAAAACGATCATGGGTTCACCATACCCCAATTTCTACTACGGCATGACCAATAGATTTAGTTATGCGCGTATAAGTTTAAGCGTAAATGTGCAGGGTGTACACGGCAATCAGATCTACGATCTTTCAAGAGGATCGGGAAACAGTACCCGCGGCCGTTACAGGGGTTACACCTTCACCAATAACTATTGGAAATCTGCTGATGATCCGGGAGATGGTAAAACACCAAGACCTAATAACTCACCAACCGGTGGAGTACGCGAAAACAGCCAGGCATTTTTAGATGCTGGATCTTATTTGCGTGTAAACAATATTACTGTGGGTTATCAGCTACCGGATCAGTTTGTGCAAAAAATAGGTATCAGTGCGCTCCGGTTTTACTTTACGGCTACCAATCCTTTTATCGTAACAAAAAACACCGCGTTTAATCCCGACGTAAGTACCAGTGCCGATGCGCTTACGCCAGGTTTGGAGGCTAATGATTATCCCATAGCCAAAAGCTTTGTTTTAGGACTAAACTTATCATTTTAACAGTAATCATTATGAAAAAGATAATCAGCATACTTGCCCTAAGCATTGTGTTTATGGCATCATGTAAAAAGAGTTTTATTGAATTAACACCGCCATCATCGGTTAGCGTTGACGCCGTTTATAAAACCGACAAAGATTTTCAGGATGCTACCACAGGTGTTTACAGTACCTATGAAGACCAGTATCAGAACTTTTGGATGTTTGGCGATGTACGTGGCGACGACTCCTGGCAGCAGGTAATAAAAAACTCACCCTGGTATTTTGTTGATGTTTTTACCACCAACAGCTCAGATGGGCTTATGAGCAGCACCTGGCTTAATTACTACAAGATCATTTACGGTTCGAATACCATCCTTTCTAAAATTGCAGCAACAGACTCTGCTGTGGTAACCAATAAACAGCGTTATATGGCAGAGGCACACTTTCTGCGTGCGCTTGCCTATTTTGACCTGGTTAGAATATTTGGCGATGTGCCTATGATCACCAAACCGGTAACCATTGAAGAATCATATAAAATTGGCCGCGAAAAGGTAGATGACATTTATAATAAGGTAATTATTCCTGATCTGATTGCTGCTGAAGCGGCGTTGCCCCAAAAATATACAGGGCCTGACATCGGACGGGCTACCAAAGGGGCGGCCAGCGCATTATTAGGCAAAGTATATTTATACCGAAAGGATTTTGCAAACGCTGAGAAAAAGTTTCAGGAGGTAACCACTATGGGCTACGCCTTACTACCCAATTATAATGACCTGTTTGACTATACCAAGGATGAGCATCACAGCGAATATATATTTGACATTGAGTATGAGCAAGGCATTGGCCGCGGCAGTATTTTTACCAACCAGTTTATGCCAAACTCGGGGCCAATGGCTACATTTTTTGGTGTTAACGGCACGCTGCAGGAAACCAATTCGCCCACGCAAAAATTAATGGATGCTTTTGACCCGAACGACAAGCGGAAAGATATTACGGTAGGTGTAGCAGGAGGTTTTTACAACGGCAACCACGATTTTATTACCCTGCCGCCACAAACTTCACAAACTTATACTAAAAAGTACCTTACGCCTGTGCAAACGGGTAACGACAGCCGTGCCAACTGGAAGGTAATAAGATATGGCGATGTGCTCCTGATGTATGCCGAGGCGCTGAATGAAAATGGCAAGACCGCCGAAGCGCTTCAATACCTTAACCAGATACGGACAAGGGCGGGACTGGCTGGCTATAGTAGCCTGTCTCCAGCTGATACTCGTGAAAAAATTTACCTCGAACGCCGTTTTGAACTTTCGTTTGAAGGTCAGCGTTGGTTTGATCTTGTACGGACAGGCCGTGCCTACGATACCATGAAGGCGACCGATATGCAACCGTATATGACTGTTTTTCCTATTCCGCTTACACAAATACAGCTCATGAATAACCCATCCATATTTCCTCAAAATGCGGGTTATGGACAGTAAGCATTTCATGACTTTATCAATTAATAAATTATCCATCGACCTTTAAATTATCAACTTATATGTCAGATCATTCAGCATTTACAGATACAGGCGACAGCAGACGGTCGTTCCTGAAAAAAAGCATGCTTGCCAGCGCATTGCTGGCTACAGCCGATTTGGTATCCTTTGCATCACCTAAAAACGATGCTCAACCGGAAGCAGCTGCAGAAAAGCTACCATGGTACAAGGAACTCACCCGCTGGGGGCAGGTAAACATATCAGAAAAAGACCCCGCGCATTATGATATTGCCTGGTGGCGTAAATACTGGAAACGTACCAGCATACAGGGTATTGTAGTAAATGCAGGAGGCATAGTTGCCTATTATCCCAGCAAGGTTCCGCTCCATCACCCGGCAGAATACCTTAAGGGCGGAGACCTTTTCGGCGACTTATGCCGCGCGGCGCATGAAGATGGCATTGCCGTATTTGCCCGCATGGACTCCAACCGTGCATACGAGGAGGTTTACAAAGCCCATCCCGACTGGTTTTGTGTAGATATTGACGGTAAACCTATTAAAGCAGGCGAACTTTATATTACCTGCGTAAACGGGCCTTATTATAACCAACATATACCCGCCATTCTGCGCGAAATATACACGCTATATAAACCCGAAGGCTTTACCGATAACAGCTGGAGCGGTTTGGGCCGCGAAACCATTTGCTATTGCGACAACTGCAAAAAGAGTTTCCGTGACAAAACCAGGAACGATATTCCCAAATCCAAAAACTGGGAAGATAAAGTTTACAAACAATGGATCCGCTGGAATTACGACCGCAGACTGGAAATATGGGACCTGAACAACCGGACTACCAAAGAGGTAGGCGGACCGGATTGCACGTGGTCTGGAATGAACAGTGGTTCCATCAGCGGACAAAGCAGGAGTTTTAGGGATTTTAAAGAAATCTGTAAACGCGCGGATATCATTATGTTGGATGATCAGTCGCGGTCAAATGCCGCCGGCTTTCAGCATAATGGCATTAATGGCAAACTGATACACGGCCTTTTGGGCTGGGATAAACTGGTGCCCGAAAGCATGGCCATGTACCAGGCAGGCAGGCCATGGTACCGGCTGGCCTGTAAACCACCCGAAGAAGCACGCATGTGGTCAATAAATGGTATGGCCGGCGGTATACAACCCTGGTGGCACATCCTGGCCGCCTCTCATGACGACCGGCGGATGTACAGTACCTTTGTTCCGCTTTTCAACTGGCACAAAGCCAATCAGCAATACCTTATTAACCGTAAGCCTGTTGCCCGGGTTGGCGTGGTATGGTCACAGGAAAATGCAGATTATTATGGTAAGGATAATTCCGATGCGCTTGTAGAGTTGCCTATCATGGGCATGACACAGGCGTTGTTAAAAGGCCGGATTCCCTACCTGATGGTTCATGCTGATCATATTGAACGCGATGCCGCCCAGTTTGATGTACTGGTGCTGCCAAATCTCGCCGTAATGTCTGACAAACAGGTTGCTGCTGTAAAGGCCTTTGTTGAACGAGGAGGTAGTTTAATTGCAAGCGGCGAAACCAGCTTGTATAATGAATGGGGCGAGAAACGCGATGATTATGCGCTTGGCGACCTATTTTGCGCACATATCAAATCGGGGGAATCAATTAAGCCTCCGAAAGAAAGATTTTCGGGTGATGCCTATCATACTTACCTCCGTTTGCTGCCTGAAATGCGCAAAGGTGTAGACGGTCCATCCTCGGGCACAGAGCCGGCCTTGAGCGGAAAACGCCATGAAATATTTAAGGGCTATGACGAAACTGATATTATCCCTTTTGGCGGTTTGTTAAGTCCGCTGAAATTGGATCAAGGTGCAGAAGCAGTGCTTACATTTATTCCGCAGTTCCCCGTTTACCCACCTGAAACAGCATGGATGCGCGTACCTAAAACAGATATTCCGGGATTGATCATTAATACCGGTAAAAAAGGTAACCGCGTTGCTTTCATCCCTGCTGATATTGACAAACAATATGGCAGAGACAATTTGCCGGATCATGGCAATTTACTGGCAAACATTGTGAGGTGGGCCGCGAAAGGCGAAGTTGGACTTAACGTTACCGGGGCGGGTATGGTAGATTGCCATTTGTATAAACAGGCTGGGCGTATGATTTTGCATATCGTTAACCTGTCAAACGCTGCCACATGGCGCCAGCCGGTTGATGAGTTAACGGGAATAGGTCCTTTAAAGGTACAGGTAAAATTAGCCGACGGCGTTAAAGGAAAAACGGTTCGTTCTATTGTAACCAACCAGCCTGTTATTGCCCGGGCAGAAAACGGATATTGCTATTTTGAGATAAAAACAGTGCTTAATCATGAGGTCATTGTGTTAGGCTAAGTGCCTGTTTTTTTCAGATCCGTATGATGGGTCAATTACCTCATCATACGGTTTGCCATCTTTTACTAAATTATAATATGAAACAAAAAATAAAACTATTAGTAGCCGTACTTTTTCTATTATTTGCTGCACCTGTGTTTGCCCGGCAACAACCCGATCCGGCAAAATGGTCTGATAAACAGGTTGCTGTCTGGTTTGCTAAAAGCAACTGGTATAAACAAACAGGACTAAAGCCTGACATTTCCATTAATAAAAGGGAATTTGCCATTAGGTATTATAAAAACAAATCTTTGTGGGATAAGGCATTCGCATTTCTGCTCGATGCTGATCTGACAGCTTTAAAACCGGGTGTATATGAACTCCAGGGAAAAGATCTTTTTGTAAAGGTTACCGATTATCAAACCAAAAGTGCGGAGTCCATTCCCTTTGAATCGCACAGTAAGTATTCAGATATCCATACGGTGGTTTCAGGAATGGAATATATTGGTGAATCTGTTCCATCAGTTGCTACCATAAAAACGCCTTATAATGAAGAAAAAGATATTGCTTATTACACTGTAAGAAAAAGCCGCAACCTATTGGGCGTACCCGGCAAATTCTTCCTGTTATTTCCTGATAACTT
This window contains:
- a CDS encoding alpha-amylase family protein produces the protein MSDHSAFTDTGDSRRSFLKKSMLASALLATADLVSFASPKNDAQPEAAAEKLPWYKELTRWGQVNISEKDPAHYDIAWWRKYWKRTSIQGIVVNAGGIVAYYPSKVPLHHPAEYLKGGDLFGDLCRAAHEDGIAVFARMDSNRAYEEVYKAHPDWFCVDIDGKPIKAGELYITCVNGPYYNQHIPAILREIYTLYKPEGFTDNSWSGLGRETICYCDNCKKSFRDKTRNDIPKSKNWEDKVYKQWIRWNYDRRLEIWDLNNRTTKEVGGPDCTWSGMNSGSISGQSRSFRDFKEICKRADIIMLDDQSRSNAAGFQHNGINGKLIHGLLGWDKLVPESMAMYQAGRPWYRLACKPPEEARMWSINGMAGGIQPWWHILAASHDDRRMYSTFVPLFNWHKANQQYLINRKPVARVGVVWSQENADYYGKDNSDALVELPIMGMTQALLKGRIPYLMVHADHIERDAAQFDVLVLPNLAVMSDKQVAAVKAFVERGGSLIASGETSLYNEWGEKRDDYALGDLFCAHIKSGESIKPPKERFSGDAYHTYLRLLPEMRKGVDGPSSGTEPALSGKRHEIFKGYDETDIIPFGGLLSPLKLDQGAEAVLTFIPQFPVYPPETAWMRVPKTDIPGLIINTGKKGNRVAFIPADIDKQYGRDNLPDHGNLLANIVRWAAKGEVGLNVTGAGMVDCHLYKQAGRMILHIVNLSNAATWRQPVDELTGIGPLKVQVKLADGVKGKTVRSIVTNQPVIARAENGYCYFEIKTVLNHEVIVLG
- a CDS encoding YhcH/YjgK/YiaL family protein; the protein is MKQKIKLLVAVLFLLFAAPVFARQQPDPAKWSDKQVAVWFAKSNWYKQTGLKPDISINKREFAIRYYKNKSLWDKAFAFLLDADLTALKPGVYELQGKDLFVKVTDYQTKSAESIPFESHSKYSDIHTVVSGMEYIGESVPSVATIKTPYNEEKDIAYYTVRKSRNLLGVPGKFFLLFPDNLHRQGVQVNKSENLKKIVIKVKN